From a region of the Lactuca sativa cultivar Salinas chromosome 4, Lsat_Salinas_v11, whole genome shotgun sequence genome:
- the LOC111904183 gene encoding uncharacterized protein LOC111904183, whose amino-acid sequence MIANFPTDVIAATRKYIYVFRRRGFIKPTSYFVLLLCLSYYLGYLSTVSKNPTHEPHQHYSTTTSSPPSKVVVDHYQFQTRCADPIPSQFIRETILNYVFNGTSPYHDFPQPHIKPLLRQKKINGWGSTGAVFRNLIHKVRPKTIIELGTFLGASAIHMAELTRELGLDTQILCIDDFRGWPGLPNQFQDIKMVNGDTMLMYQFMQNVVQVNATEAIIFLPFSTASTLEKLCEWGVFGDLIEVDAGHDFHSAWLDINRAYKLLRPGGVIFGHDYFTAADNRGVRRAVNMFASVNGLRVKADGQHWVLGSF is encoded by the coding sequence CCCTACTGACGTCATCGCTGCCACCCGTAAATACATTTATGTTTTCCGTCGTCGTGGCTTCATCAAGCCGACAAGTTACTTTGTCCTCCTCCTCTGTTTGTCCTATTACCTTGGCTACTTATCAACTGTTTCAAAGAATCCAACTCACGAACCACACCAACACTACTCCACCACCACTTCCAGCCCACCATCAAAAGTTGTCGTCGATCACTACCAATTCCAGACTCGATGCGCTGATCCGATTCCCTCCCAGTTCATCCGCGAGACAATCCTCAACTATGTCTTCAACGGAACATCCCCCTATCATGATTTCCCTCAACCCCATATCAAACCACTCTTACGACAGAAAAAAATCAACGGTTGGGGATCAACGGGCGCTGTCTTCAGGAACCTAATTCATAAAGTACGACCCAAGACCATCATAGAATTGGGCACCTTCCTTGGCGCCTCAGCTATACACATGGCTGAGTTGACCCGTGAACTCGGTCTCGACACTCAAATTCTTTGCATCGATGATTTTCGTGGTTGGCCCGGTTTACCAAACCAGTTTCAAGACATTAAAATGGTTAATGGTGACACGATGCTGATGTACCAATTCATGCAAAACGTTGTTCAGGTTAATGCAACGGAAGCCATTATATTTTTGCCGTTTTCGACGGCGTCAACTCTGGAGAAGCTATGTGAGTGGGGTGTTTTTGGTGATCTGATTGAAGTCGACGCCGGCCATGATTTTCACTCTGCATGGTTGGACATTAATCGTGCATATAAACTGTTGAGACCAGGTGGGGTTATTTTCGGGCATGATTATTTTACGGCGGCAGATAACAGAGGTGTTAGAAGGGCGGTTAATATGTTTGCCAGCGTCAACGGCCTTCGAGTTAAGGCCGATGGTCAACACTGGGTACTTGGCTCCTTCTGA